The Streptomyces uncialis genomic interval GGGCGGAGCCGTGCCCTGGTTTTCGGACACAGATAAGGGGGGAAGACCGGCTTCTCGGAGTGGGGGACCCGAAGTCGACTCCGATGATATTAGGTGAGCCTTACCTAAAATATCACCATGGGTGCCGAACGGTCCTCCGCCGCTTCCTGCGCGCGGCCCCTCCCGAGCCACTCCCCCGGGCGCCCCCGCCGGACGGATTCGATGTCCGCCGACCGCCGGTGTCCGGCGCTCCATGACGGTTCCCTGGTTCTCGTAACCACTGACGAGCAAGGGGATTTCCATGACGACGAGGGTTCTGGTGACCGGGGGCAGCCGGGGGATCGGCGCGGCGGTGGCGCTGCGGCTGGCCCGGGAGGGCGCCGATGTCGCGTTCACCTATGTCCGGGACGAGGACGCGGCGGCGAAGGTCGCCGCCGGGATCGGGGCGGCCGGGCGGCGCGGGATCGCGCTGCGCGCGGACGCGGCCGACGCGGACGCGGGCTCGGTCGTGGACCGGGCCGCGGATGCCTTGGGCGGGCTGGACGTCCTGGTGAACAACGCGGGTGCGGGTCTGATCGCGCCGCTGGAGTCGTTGACGCCGGCGGATGTGGACCGGGTGCTGGCCGTGAACGTGCGGGCGGTCTTCCTCACCTCGCAGGCGGCCGCCGCGCGGATGGAACGCGGTGGGCGCCTCATCGCCATCGGCAGTTGCATGACCCAGCGGGTGCCCGGTCCGGGCGGGACGCTGTACGCGATGAGCAAGTCGGCGCTGATCGGACTCACCAAGGCGCTCGCGCGGGAGTTGGGGCCGCGCGGGATCACCGCCAATGTGGTCCACCCGGGTCCGGTGGACACCGACATGAATCCGGCGGACGGTCCGTACGCGGCGGCTCAGCGGGCGTTCACGGCGCTCGGCCGTCACGGCCGTCCGGAGGAGGTGGCGTCGATGGTGGCCTGTCTGGCCGGGGCGGACGCGTCGTTCGTGACGGGCGCGGAGTTCTCGGTGGACGGCGGCCACGCGGCCTGACCGGCCCGGCCCCGGGGCGGCGCCGCACCCGCGTGTGCCGCCCCGGTACGCCGTCCGGGAGCGCCCGCGCCCGTACTCCGCGCGGGGCGCGGGAGGTCCCGGGCCCGTGCGGGGCGCACCCTCGTGATCCCCCGTTCAGCGCCGGAAGCTGTACTGGGTGAGACGGCTGCGCGCCTCACTCTCGGTCAGTCCGAGGGCCTTTCCGATCGTCTCCCACGACAGGTCGTCCGCCTGGGCGCCGTGGGCGGCGTCCCGGCCGACCCGCCGGGTGGTGCGTTCCAGCGCGGCCACCGCGCGCAGCGCCGCCAGCGGGGCCTCCGCGCACAGGGCGTGCAACTGCTCCTCCACCGCGTCCAGCAGTTCCTCCAGCACGACGGGCAGCGGCACCGAGCGCGACTCGACCTCGTCGATGTGCCGGGACCAGTCGTCGTAGGCGC includes:
- a CDS encoding SDR family oxidoreductase, with product MTTRVLVTGGSRGIGAAVALRLAREGADVAFTYVRDEDAAAKVAAGIGAAGRRGIALRADAADADAGSVVDRAADALGGLDVLVNNAGAGLIAPLESLTPADVDRVLAVNVRAVFLTSQAAAARMERGGRLIAIGSCMTQRVPGPGGTLYAMSKSALIGLTKALARELGPRGITANVVHPGPVDTDMNPADGPYAAAQRAFTALGRHGRPEEVASMVACLAGADASFVTGAEFSVDGGHAA